One part of the Aurantibacillus circumpalustris genome encodes these proteins:
- a CDS encoding c-type cytochrome, whose protein sequence is MKNQITRIPLKAVIAFVFTVFIFTSNVQAQDGAKLFKQNCAVCHASHTDQKLTGPGLKGVFDRTPKGDWMHKWILNSEKMIKSGDAYANKIYGENGKASMTVFEGTLTDKDVDAVIAFIKAPLPVTGPAAPGGSTPGGEVTEVKPGIDPLYLILGSIVILAILLVALRSVRTALQNTSNRAEGKEENPDITFWQEVRNWISGNRRLVGVLSVIVLCIGMKGCWDACFNIGVYYDYRTQKGYKPEQPIKFSHKLHAGDNEIACQYCHSSVEKSRHAGIPSVNICMNCHKGINTGPVYKEKEIAKIYEAAGFDFKTGTYDDSKQNPLKWIKVHNLPDHVYFNHSQHVVVGKIDCATCHGDVKAMTVAEQKAPLTMKWCIECHRKTEVVMQGNAYYDRLHKALKEKYAGQYDVKFTVEKIGGLECAKCHY, encoded by the coding sequence ATGAAAAACCAAATAACCAGGATTCCATTAAAAGCAGTGATAGCGTTCGTTTTCACGGTTTTTATCTTCACGTCAAATGTGCAAGCCCAGGATGGGGCAAAATTGTTTAAACAAAATTGTGCTGTTTGTCACGCGTCTCACACCGATCAAAAGTTAACGGGTCCCGGCTTAAAAGGTGTTTTCGATCGCACTCCAAAAGGAGATTGGATGCATAAATGGATCCTTAACAGCGAGAAAATGATTAAGTCTGGTGACGCTTACGCCAACAAAATATACGGTGAGAACGGGAAGGCTTCTATGACTGTGTTTGAAGGTACACTTACTGACAAAGACGTTGATGCTGTCATAGCTTTTATTAAAGCGCCACTTCCTGTTACAGGTCCGGCTGCTCCAGGTGGTTCAACTCCAGGTGGAGAAGTTACAGAAGTTAAACCAGGTATTGATCCCTTATATTTAATTCTTGGTTCCATCGTTATCCTGGCAATCTTATTAGTAGCATTACGTAGCGTTAGAACAGCTTTACAAAATACATCTAACCGTGCTGAAGGAAAAGAAGAAAATCCTGATATTACTTTTTGGCAAGAAGTTAGAAATTGGATTTCTGGAAATCGTCGTTTAGTTGGTGTTTTGAGTGTTATTGTACTTTGTATAGGGATGAAGGGCTGTTGGGATGCTTGTTTCAACATTGGAGTTTACTATGATTATAGAACACAAAAAGGTTATAAGCCAGAACAACCAATAAAATTCTCACATAAATTACACGCCGGTGATAATGAAATTGCTTGTCAATATTGCCATAGCTCAGTTGAGAAATCACGTCACGCAGGAATTCCTTCAGTAAACATTTGTATGAATTGCCATAAAGGAATTAATACTGGTCCAGTTTACAAAGAAAAAGAAATAGCTAAAATCTACGAAGCAGCAGGTTTTGATTTCAAAACAGGAACCTATGATGACAGCAAACAAAATCCATTAAAATGGATTAAGGTTCATAATCTTCCTGATCATGTTTATTTTAATCACTCACAACACGTTGTGGTTGGTAAAATTGATTGTGCTACTTGTCACGGTGATGTAAAAGCTATGACAGTTGCAGAGCAAAAAGCACCTTTAACAATGAAATGGTGCATCGAGTGCCACCGCAAAACAGAAGTGGTTATGCAAGGCAACGCATACTACGATCGTTTGCACAAAGCATTAAAAGAAAAATATGCTGGACAGTATGATGTTAAGTTTACTGTTGAGAAGATTGGCGGATTAGAATGCGCTAAGTGCCATTATTAA
- a CDS encoding PorP/SprF family type IX secretion system membrane protein, with product MIKQLYIFIFLITAFCGLSQQLPQYSQYMLNEMAINPAVAGRDDFSEVRSNNRRQWVGITDAPRTYMLTLQGPIRGKNMGLGVNIYTDIVGPTRRTGISFSYAYHIKLQRDMHLSLGLSAGLQQWGVDGSKITLREEGDQQLLSSYRTKPLPDLGAGIYFYKKDKFYFGFSLPQMYQAPIGLYDGSSKKSKLASQININGAYKIDINEEFTVEPSFLIKYEKPAPVKLDIGGRVIYKKQIWAGIVYRHKDAISVLLGYMFKDYLTIGYSYDITTTQVRKYSSGTHELMLGLKFSRKQSSTWEGNTK from the coding sequence ATGATAAAGCAGCTATACATATTCATATTTTTAATCACTGCATTTTGTGGGCTTTCTCAACAATTACCACAATATTCTCAGTATATGCTCAATGAGATGGCAATTAATCCTGCCGTGGCTGGTAGAGATGATTTCTCTGAAGTGAGGTCAAACAATCGCAGACAGTGGGTTGGTATAACAGATGCGCCAAGAACCTATATGTTAACACTTCAGGGACCAATAAGAGGAAAAAATATGGGGCTTGGGGTAAATATTTATACGGATATTGTTGGACCAACTCGCCGAACTGGAATTAGCTTTTCTTACGCTTACCACATAAAACTACAAAGAGATATGCATTTGTCTTTGGGTTTATCCGCTGGATTGCAGCAATGGGGAGTTGACGGAAGTAAAATAACACTTCGGGAAGAAGGAGATCAGCAATTACTTTCATCTTATAGAACTAAGCCTTTACCTGATTTGGGTGCTGGAATATATTTTTACAAAAAAGATAAATTTTATTTTGGCTTTAGTTTACCTCAAATGTACCAAGCTCCAATTGGTTTGTACGATGGGTCTTCTAAGAAAAGTAAGTTAGCGAGCCAAATTAATATTAATGGAGCTTATAAGATTGACATTAATGAAGAATTTACTGTTGAACCTTCATTTTTGATTAAGTATGAAAAGCCGGCACCTGTTAAATTAGACATTGGTGGACGTGTAATCTACAAAAAGCAGATCTGGGCAGGTATAGTGTATCGCCACAAGGATGCTATCTCAGTTCTTTTAGGTTATATGTTTAAAGATTATTTGACTATAGGATATTCGTATGATATTACTACTACACAAGTTCGTAAATACAGTTCAGGGACTCATGAGTTAATGCTTGGACTGAAGTTTTCCCGTAAACAGTCTTCCACTTGGGAAGGTAACACAAAATAG